The genomic DNA taattattaaagaaCATATCCTTTCATGCATAGAGACACATCCCTTCACTATTATTTCcttcttataattaatttttattagaaatatATCCTTTCGATATATCTagataaattttaattcttactCTTCACCttgttattttaaatattttaattgctatttttcatttttaaggATTATATCAATATCTGTATtagatctatatatatacacactacATATAAGAGCATGAAACTCCTCAAGTGTTTCTCCACATTTGTTTTTCTAAAATACTCTTAAAACTTTAAAAGATATACGCATATACCTGTTAATATGTCTCTTCAAATGTAATCCTTAGTAATATAATCGCGTATACATTTTCTTATTAAGGATGCCTTTTACACCAAAGACAGCTCTCTACATGCACCTTTCCTCTAACAAATGTTCGGCATGAATTGTCactcaataataataacaataaatttcactagcacgatattttgaaaattttcactagGCAGTATATATCAACATTTTTTCACcaaattactttaattttccGTCATATCTTTAACGGAAAGCTAATGCGCAAACATTTTGACTTATTTGTGCACAGCTGGACAATTTGTGGGTCCAAGCTAGACTCATCTCCAatcatcataattttttttatcttttctttcaattttcatatacTTATTCtagcattatatatttaattcgataaaagaaaatatattttctatgtCAAGTGATAAAGCATGAGCATCTTATATTGTTATAGGTTGAAAACGAATAgatggaaaattttaaattttacctaATATTCATCAAGTTAAACAATGGCACATACAATGcacaatttaataatttagcGTCATGCCTTTTCATGATTTAAGAGAACTAACGCATATAATGTCTTAAACAACGAGGTatcatttaaatttattaattgcaTTCATTGTATAAttgttgatattttatttaagggGTTTTTACTTCATATAACTCATGAtttatccgttttgtcaaatctatcatatactttaaAAAGTGTCtaatatatctcatggtttacatttttctcaaaatctatcccgacgttatATGTTCCGTTAATGAAACGGTAATAAGCTCTAAATTTATCTCatggtttcaattttttctcaaatctatcccggatAAAAAGGGCTACAGTAGCAAAACCGTTAAACGTTGATCGAGATATAACAACGAGATagatttaaagaaaaatgtaaattatGGGATATATTAGACACTTTctaatacatataatatatttgacaaaacgtGTAAATTATGGGTCATATGAGataaaaatttctttatttaaaaacaataaaaacacaaaatggACCTCGTAACAGAGTGTGGGACCTTTTAACTAGCTACAGTATAAACCCTGTTCAAAGCCAAATTGTTAAAAGTCCAAAACTTCAAGTAAATTGTGTATTTGGTCCTtgacttttcttttcatcaCTTTAGTCCCTAAATTTCTGCCATTAAATCGACCCAACTTTTTTTATTCCATTATACAAAATGGTCGGGCCATCAACTTTGTAAATGGAGCCCCCATGCAAGGAATTTCTGGAAGTTGACGTGGCACATGGAATAAAATTATATCCTTGAAAACCAACAACTGAGCAACGCGTTAGAAATGGGGCAACATTGAACTATTTTAGAAAAACCCATAACttcttaattttatcaattgGACCCAATGatttttaagataaaaaataaaagaaaaacaataaacattattagagaaaagaaaagatgaagGGGGGAACAATGAGTCAGCCACCGCCCTTGACAGACGAGGTCGACAGAGACCTTGCCTGTTGGGGTCGGTGGTTGGAGGGTAAGATGATATTaagtaattaatatatttatatcttttaaatCGATATTATGTTCAATTAATATCTTTAATATTGTATAAACCCAGTTCGAGAACAAATTGTTAAAAGTCCAAAACTTCaagtaaattttgaatttggtccttgacttttcttttcatcGTTTTAGTCCCTAGATTTCTGTCTTTAGATCGACCCAACATTTTTCATTCCATTATACAAAATGTCTAGCCATCAACTTTGTAAATGGAGCCCCCACAGAAGGACCATGTGGAAGTTGACGTGGCCCACGGAATAAAATTATATCCCTAAAAACCAACAACTAAGCAACGCCTTGGAAAAGGGGCAACATTGaactattttgaaaaattcataactttttaattttataaatcgGCCCCAAtgatttcttaaaataaaaaagggtaaattacaaaaaaaaacttaaattttgtaaaatgtctcaattttgtcctaaattttgttttgtaacaaaaaaaaccataagttttctaaaatgtctaaaaaatgacctccgttataacttccgtcaatttttgctgctgatggtgggtccctttaacagtccacgtaggtcacacgtaggctagtgggtccctttaacagtccacgtatgtcacacgtaggcaaaaattgatggaagttataacgaagatcatttttgagacattttagaaaacttatgatttttttttgttacaaaacaaaatttaggacaaaactgagacattttacaaaatttgggtttttttttttttgtaatttacccaataaaaaaaacaaaaagtaaaACAATGAACACTAttagtgaaaaataaataaataaatagatgaaGGGAGGAACGGTGGGGCTCCTCTTCAGCCACCGCCCCCACCTCCCATGAGGCCGACAGAGACCTTGCCTGTCGGGTCAGTGGTCGGAGGGTAGACCCTCTATATGATCTACCCCTCTTGGATGGtattaagtaattaatttatttatatcttttaaatTGATATTATGTTTATTTAATATCGTTAACATTGGTTTACGAAAAACAATATATACAAAATCGCAATTAACGTatgttcaatttttataatgatATTATGTTTGTCCAATTGGTGTAAATCAGTTAAGAGTGCCATCTTGGATTTAGATGTCTCTGGAGGGAGGCTCGAAGGTTGAAGATGCAGAGAATTGGCTCGTAACACCTTTCAGCAATGACGCCTTGGTCTCTTCTCTTACTCCTTCCAAGGACACTAGCAGCGATAACTCTTCAACTCAATTCAGCCTAAACTTTGATGCTCAGACTCGGGATCATGATGGACCAAGTTTCATGCTCCCTTTGGGGAATCTGGATGTGGAATCAGATCAACTGGAGAATTTCCAACCGACAGTATTTGTGGCACGTCTCTCCCGAGATCCAGTTCTAGCTCTCCTCATGTCCTTGAGTTGATGGCAGGGCAGCTTGATTTTTCACCAGAGAATGTCTCAGCTACAGCAGATAAAAAGTGATGAGAGCGAACCAATTTTCTGGCCGTTCGATGGAAAATTCGACTCGAATGACGAGGAAACCCTGAGATATCTCTCAATGTCACCGCCAAAGGATATGAAAGTCAGAGCAACTCCGAAGAGCACCCATGTCTCGAAAACTGGATCAGGGAGAGGGCACGAGGAAGCGACTTCAGTTCGATCCGGCAGGACCAAAATCATGTAAAAGATCAGAATCTCGTCCAAATGCCGGTAAGAGTACTCCCTGCAAGGCAAAAACTACTACACCTTCAAGATTGAGTCGTAATATGAAAAACTGCACAAAAGTCGTGCCTACAACACCAAAAGAAAGTATTGTTCCACCAAAGAAATCATCAGGATCAGAAAAGGATTTACTCGGGGAAGAAGATTTCTCACCCAAATTCGAGTATGAGCTTCCGATCGAGAAACTATTGGGTCTTCCTGAGTTCAACGGGCACGAAGGAGTTGATGCTGGATTTGATGGGGATGTTTTCTTGCTTGATTAGTCTCTGCAGCAACTTCTACCCTGGTGATTGCTTGAATAGTTTATGTCCTCATTTCAGGATTCCTAAGATTATCGGTGTCTGTTTCTGTTGATAAATCTATTTAATAGTTGTTAGTTGATCAAACGAGCAAATTTGTCATTTGGGCATAGGGTATGTAGGACATACAGATGTAAATGTCTCAAGAATTCTGTACAAAAGCTTCCGTTTCAGGAACCTCTGATGATATATGTTCTATATATTGATTATCTACTTTTTTCTTGTTTACAGAGGATTTCAATGGAGCTCGTACGAGGAGACTATCTAATTTCTTTGTAGGCTGATTGTTGTTTCTCCACCATGATACTAAAACCTTTTTCCAACTAGAGGAATAGCTAGCATCATGCCCATACATTAGTTTACAATTGGATTTTGAAGAATTAATTGTATCATAGGATTTTCCCATCCGGGTAGTTGCAGAGTGAATTTGAACTTCTTCATAAACATCCCTGTCATAAACGTCCCCGTCATCATGAATTTGTACTTGTTCATTCTCCTTGATGAATATGTCATCAGGAATTTCGACTCTGCATTCCCCTTCCTTCTGCATGACGATGTTATACAAAAGATCTAACAAATGCGCGCTCTTGAGAGCCTTTTCCGCGTAGAATGCCGAGCATGGGAATTTGATGGGCGAGAGACGCTCGCAGAAACCCACCAAAATCTGCGGGAAGATTTCCTTGACGATTTTCCAATTCCCAGGGCACTCAAGGGTCAAGAGCTTCTCTAATACAAAGATTGGGATCTGGTTCTCGAGCATCATTGCGTCCCTCATAATTGCATCTTCTGCTAGCTTCCTTCCCCTGGAATCGACCAAGAATTTCAAATGCTCTGAAGACTTGAGGAAATCCTTGTCGATCCCATTCCGACAAAGGAAATCAAACAAGAAGAGACCATCAATGGCCATTGTCCAAGCTAGGACATCTTGATTCAACTCCAAGAACTTGTGATACGAAGCTCTAATGTAAGGGTCAAGCCTTTCGAGCTTTCCAGTGAGAACGTCAAACTTGGGGCcattcatgaaacttttgTGGATTCGTTTTGCTGCCTCAGTCTAGTCACATATTTATGGGTAGATGGAAGAAACGAGACATTAGAAGACATCAATCAAATGTCCATTGCATAAAACATCATAAAAAAATCAGgaattttatctatttttcgAATCTAGAATTAACTTTATCTTTTTCAGAGTTATATGATTTACTATCTGTAAATTTTTCCGTTAATTTTTACTGACCTGGCAAATGGGCTTGTGATGTGGTACTAAAATGCATCTAaatcttaaaaaattatcGTGAAGTAATCAgaaaaatttaacaaaaatatgaaaattttccgaaaaaataatttataaattaaaatataaaaagttcaaaaaaattctgaaagctaaggaaaataaaatgaaccaagataaaaagagaaaaacagtaataaataaaaaaaatataaatataaatattaattagtaataatttaaaaataaatttcgaatataaaaaaattcataatgattttcaaaagtacaaataaaattcgaaaattaaataatccAAAGACATGTCATAGCTGGTGGAGAAAACAAACTATCGGAAAAGATGTGCCGATCATATTGTCCTCAATGAAGTCCAACGGATTCGTTAGCTACATGAAGTTTTAGAGGCGATATTAACCTAGTTGTTGTGAGATTGTTGGACTTGATTGAGACTAAACCAACCTTAGTTAAGGCCAAATCTTAAGAGTAAATTATCTTAGATCCAACCATTGAGGCGAATAAAGGATAACAAAAGTAGATGGTAAGCAACATGATAGATAGAGAGAGTCATATTGGTTTTAGGAGATATTTGCCCTCATgtgattatcaaaatttaaataaatttgtaTATGAAACATTAAAACTAAAATGTTACTCTTAGAGCAaactttttttgggtgaattctTAGGACAAACTTTTTaacttcaaatttttataCCTACATGTAATTAATTTTCGAAAATCTTAGGAGGGCAGCTGACCCCTAAGATCAACATGCTTTCCCCATTTTATGCAATGCCACTTATGTTCCACTTTATCGACCCCTTAACGCCTCCTGGGTCGAAGCCAAGATATATAGCTCATTCCTAAAATTGACCTCAATTGAAGCTAATTTGCCCCATTAAAGTCCGACAAGCTTAAATTGGTCGACTAGGCTAACCTCATCGAGAgagtcttttcttttctcctcttttatctttaaatctctttaaattatctaattttttaattttatcgatattttctaaaattattacGAATTTCTTTTATGTTCAAACTTTATTgttcaaaatgttttactaatttatatttgggtaaattacattTCTCTCTCTTGAGATATTGCTAAATGACACTCTATCCTATTTTTAACAAGAAAATGACACTCCGCCCTATTCTTGGCAAGAGAGTGACACAAGGAGTAGCGGAGGGGATGATGCGGGCCACGACCTAGGCAAAGTAGCTGGTATGCTCGCTTCTTGACCTGCTTATTTTCTTATGGAGCAACAGCATCAGTTGTCCATCGACAGTGGCGATCCCATTCTTGATCCAGGACAGTATCGTCGTCTCATCGGTCGCCTCTTGTACCTCACCATCACTAGGCCGGAGCTCAGTTATCCTGTTCATATCATATCCCAGTTCTTACAAGATCCTCGTCGAGGACACTGGGATGCTGCTCTACAAGTGCTTCGCTATCTCAAGCAATCCCCTGGACAAGGAATTTTTCTCCAGCCAACCTCATTGTCTTTAACGGCTTACTGTGACACGGATTGGGCTAGCTGCCCAATGACTCGACGGTCTTAGACCAGATATTTCATCACCTTGGGCGGCAACCCCATCTCTTGGAAGACCAAAAAGCAAACGACCATCTCCAAGTCCTCCGTTGAAGTCGAATATCGAGTCATGGCAGTAACTGTCAGTGAACTCTTATGGCTCCGCTCTCTCCTCAGCTCTCTTGTTGTTTATCATGCGGGTCCAATGCGTCTTTTCTGCGATAATCAAGCGGCTATTCACATCGCCTCTAATCCAGTTTTTCATGAGGGCACCAAGCATATTGAAATAGATTGCCATTTCATTAGGCAACATTTGCACTCTGAAACTGTAAAAACCTCCCACGTGTCTACACGCTTTCAATTGGCAGACATTTTTACTAAGGCATTTGGCCGAGATCAATTTCGTTTTCTTCTCAGCAAGTTGGGCATTCAGAATCCTcattctccaacttgagggggagtattatggaaagatttattttccattgtaatttatctacatatttttatattccaTACTCAGAACACACTAGTTTAGCTGTAGATGTCAGTTTCCTTATATTGTTTTGGACCTAGCTATATACATACCAGATTGATGAGTGAATACAGACCATCTTCTTCCGCTCCAATTCTGTTCTTGACAAATGCAGAGGAAACCATGAGATATCTTTCAATATCACCGCGGAAGGATATGAAAGTCAGAGCAACTCCGAAGAACGCCCATGTCTCGAAAACTGGATCTGGGATAGGGCACGAGGAAGCGGCTTCAGTTCGATTCGGCGGGACCAAAATCATGTAAAAGATCAGAATCAAGTCCAAATGCCGGTAAGAGTACTCCCTGCAAGGCAAAAACTACTACACCTTCAAGTTTGAGTCGTAATTTGAAAAACTGCACAAAAGTCGTGCCTACAGCACCAAAAGAAAGTATTGTTCCACCAAAGAAATCATCAGGATCAGAAAAGGATTTACTTGGGGAAGAAGATTTGTCACCCAAATTCAAGTATGAGCTTCCGATCGAGAAACTATTGGGTCTTCCCGAGTTCGACGGGCACGAAGGAGTTGATGCTGGATTTGATGGGGATGTTTTCTTGCTTGATTAGTCTCTGCAGCAACTTCAACCCTAGTGATTGCTTGAATAGTTTATGTCCTGATTTCGGGATTCCTAAGATTATCGCCGTCTGTTTCTGTTGATAAATCTATTTAATAGTTGGTAGTTGATCAAACAAGCAAATTTGTCATTTGGGTATAGGATATGTAGGACATACATTTAATAGTTGTTAGTTGATCAAACAAGCAAATTTGTCATTTGGGTATAGGATATGTAGGACATGCAGATGTAAATGTCTCAAGAATTCTGCACAAAAGCTTTCGTTGCTCGAGGTTTTCAGTTGCAGGAACCTCTGATGAAATATGTTCTATATATTGATTGTctacttttttctttgttacCGAGGATGTCCATGGGGCTTGTATGAGGAGACTATCTAATTTCCTTTGGAGGCTGATTCTTGTTTCTCCACCATGATACTAAAACCTTTTGGCTAGAGGATTAGCTAGCATCATGCCCATACATTAGTTTACAATTGGATTTTGAAGAATTAATTGTATCATTGGATTTTCCCATATTCGAAAGTTATAGCATACAATTATCCATACGAGTGTCCTTTTCCATCCATTATACTGTAAGCCATACTTAAGCCCTCAATTTCATATTAGCAGTATCAAACAGAGGCACTCTTGAATTACGTGTTACACAAACCATTACCAAAGATTAAATTAGACAGCTAGGACCAAACCAACACCTGCGCGGGATTAATTAGCCTCAACCGATAGGCTGATGATACCCATGGTTTtaccaaagaaaaaattgaaataaccTACATACGAGAGTTTCTTAGTCTTTgataagaaaaggaaagctGTAGTAACGTATGATCAATAATTTTTAACAAGTGATCTAAGAGCTGCCTGATGACATGAAGAGGCGAGGGCAGCTATAAGCTGAACTAACAGTCTGGAGGGCCGTCAGTAGCAAGACAATGACGACCCCAAGCAGCACGAGTATCCTCCAAAACCGGTACAGATACTTATTTTACAACTTCATTCGTTTGATTCTCGCAGATTCATTATAGAAGTCCTTCACCCTTTTAATAGTCTCATCCATCTCTTAATCTATAGGCAACTCGATCGACTTGCTCATCTTGTTGAACAACTTTGCGACTTCTCAATCCTTGAGATTGCTCACTATGATCCCGTTCTTGACGAGCAACTTGACGTCATCCTCAGTGTCTATGATCCCGTCCATAAGCTCGATGTATTGGGCAAACATCAAGCTTGACATGTTTGCCATCGCCTCATAAGCTATAAGGTTTCGGATTATGACCTCAGAGTTGACTCCTAGTTCGATCATGGGAAGAAAGAACATGGCAATCTCCTTGTCAAACTGGATGGACTTTATGTCGTCGGTTTTGTAGAAAGTAATGCCAGCTTTGGAGAGGGAAGTAGCGGTTGGGAGTAGGTTCTGGCTGGTCACTGGAGCTTTGGCCCAGGCAGGTAAACTTGATGTCATAGCAGAGTTTGGGAGCTCCATCAAGCCTTTGATGAACTCAACGTGCGGTTTCATTATTTGACCTGTCAGGGGATTGTTTCCCACAATTTTTAAGACACTATCTTTGGTCATTAAGGAACTCTTGGTCGTCATACCTATCCATAAAGTTTCAGAGTaaacttcttcattctcctcgATGAATATGTCATCAGGAATTTCAACTCTGCATTCCCCTTCTTTCTGCATGACGATGTTATACAAAAGATCTAACAAATGTGCGCTCTTGAGAGCCTTTTCTGCTGTGTATGCCGAGCATGGTAGTTTGATGGGCGAGAGACACTTGCAGAATCCCACCAAAATCTGCGGGAAGATTTCCTTGACGATTTTTCGATTCCCAGGGCACTCAAGGGTCAAGAGCTTCTCTAATACAAAGATCGGGATCTGGTTCTCGAGCATCATCGCGTCCCTCATAATTGCATCTTCTGCCAGCTTCCTTCCCGTGGAATCAGCCAAGAATTCCAAATGCTCTGAAGACTTGAGGAAATCCTTGTCCATCACATTTCAACAAAGGAAACCAAACAAGAAGAGACCATCGACAGCCATTGTCCAAGTTTAGGACATCTTGATTCAACTCCAAGAACTTGTGATACGAAGCTCTAATGGAAGGGTGAAGCCTTTCGAGCTTTCCAGTGAGAACGTCAAACTTGGGGCCATTCATGAAACCTTTGTGGACTCGTTTTGCTGCATCAGATGTCCATTGCATAAAACATCATAAAAAAATCAGgaattttatctattttccGAATCTAGAATTAACTTTATCTTTTTTAGAGTTATGTGATCTACCATCTGTTAATTTTCCCATTCAGATGTCCATTGCATAAAACATCATAAAAAAATCAGGAATTTGATCTATTTTCCGAATCTAGAATTAACTTTATCTTTTTTAGAGTTATGTGATCTACCATCTGTTAATTTTCCCATTAATTTTTACTGACGTGGCAAATGGACTTGTTACGTGGTATTGAAATGCatctaaattttaaaaaattatcgagCAGTAATCAAAAAAGAtcaaaaaaattctgaaaaataataaataaaataaaatataaaaagttcaaaaaaattctgaaagcTAAGGAAAATAAACGAACTaagataaaaagagaaaaacagtaataaataaaaaatacaaatataaatattaattagtaaaaatttataaataaatttcgaatataaaaaaaaattcataatgattttcaaaagtacaaataaaattcgaaaattaaataatccAAAGACGCATCATAGTTGGAGGAGAAAACAAATTGCTGGATAAGACTGTTCTCAATGAAGTCCATCGGATTCGTTAGCTACATGAAGTTTTAGAGGCGATACTAACCTAGTAATTGTGAGATTGTTGGACTTGATTGAGACTAAACCAACTTTAGTTAAGGCCAAATCTTAAGAGTAAATTATCTTAGATCCGACCATTGAGGCGAATACAGGATAACAAGAATAAATAGTAAGTAGCATGATAGATAGAGGGAGTTATACTGATTTCAGGAGATATTTGCCCTCATgagattttcaaaatttaaataaatttgtaTATGAAACATTAAGTCTAAAATTTTACTCTTAGGGCAaactttttttgggtgaactcTTAGGATGAACTTTTTTAACCCGAACTTTTTATACCTACATGTAATTAATTTCCGAAAATCTTAAGAGGGTAGCTGACCCCAAGATCAACATGCTTTCCCCTTTTTCTGCAATGCCACTTACGTTCCACTTTACCGACCCCTTAACTCCTCCTGGGTCGAAGCCGAGATATATAGCTCATTCCTAAAATTACCTCAATTTAAGCTAATTTGCCCCAGAAAAATCCGATAAGCTTAAAATGGTCGACTAGGCTAACCTCGCTGAGATATTCTTTTCTATTATCCTATTTTATCTTTAAAtctctttaaattatttaatttttaaattttatcgatattttctaaaattattaagaatttcttttatgttggaactttattttttaaaattttttactaatttatatTTGGGTAAATTAGATTTCCCCCTCTTGAGGTATTGTTAAATGATACTCTACCCTATTTTTAACAAGAAAATGACATTCCACCCTGTTCTTGGCAAGAAAATGACCCTTCACCTCATTGGCTAAGTTGACTTAATACAAAAAAGTTCCTTTGGTCCTTGTCCTTTAGTCCCGTTTCCAATTTTATCCCATTTCACGGTTAGTCTACTTTGGACATCCTATTTGAGTTTCCATCAAATCTATTGACGTGGGAATTATTtgcaaaggaaaaataatttaaaaaattaagaaatttaaaaataaaaaaaaattcaagtacACTGAACTAGGTATATGACGACTATAAAGCTCTTTAGTTATTTGGGGTAAGACATAGATTCGGGAGGCCTCTCCCTTAATATCGATATCCATAAGTAGGACTTCTATAGTATCTTTTTAGAATAAGGATCTCACGCAGCAACCCTACCACCCGAggttattattttccaaagtATATATTGCATGCAGTTTCCCCCAGGTGTTGGAATCTTCTTGGAACCACAAGTTTTACATAATTTGCTAATATGGAAATTGTTCCcgaacaataaaattaataaataaaaatctgaacaaataataaataaaaaagagaatgaCACAAGGAGTAGCAGAGGGGATGGTGCGGACCACCACCTAGGCAAAGTAGCTGGAAAACACTAACTAGTAATTATCACTTGGAATGGGAGTGCGAAATGATGTGGGCATTCGTTGGTCGAATATCCTCCTGTCTAGGTTATAGATGATCTCACTgaacaattttattattgacTTTGCAACAAACTCTTTACATTTTTGCAGCACAAAAATATTACATGGTTGTAAAGTTATCTTGAGATCAAGATATCGAAAGTATCAA from Punica granatum isolate Tunisia-2019 chromosome 2, ASM765513v2, whole genome shotgun sequence includes the following:
- the LOC116194905 gene encoding putative UPF0481 protein At3g02645, with translation MDKDFLKSSEHLEFLADSTGRKLAEDAIMRDAMMLENQIPIFVLEKLLTLECPGNRKIVKEIFPQILVGFCKCLSPIKLPCSAYTAEKALKSAHLLDLLYNIVMQKEGECRVEIPDDIFIEENEEVYSETLWIGMTTKSSLMTKDSVLKIVGNNPLTGQIMKPHVEFIKGLMELPNSAMTSSLPAWAKAPVTSQNLLPTATSLSKAGITFYKTDDIKSIQFDKEIAMFFLPMIELGVNSEVIIRNLIAYEAMANMSSLMFAQYIELMDGIIDTEDDVKLLVKNGIIVSNLKD